A genome region from Meriones unguiculatus strain TT.TT164.6M chromosome 2, Bangor_MerUng_6.1, whole genome shotgun sequence includes the following:
- the Kera gene encoding keratocan: protein MAASICLMLWVLLIADTVWMQNVRQAYEAPDPEDWDVHDDFYCPRECFCPPSFPTALYCENRGLTKIPIIPSRIWYLYLENNLIETIPEKAFANATQLRWINLNKNKITNYGIEKGALSQLKKLLFLFLEDNELEEVPSPLPRSLEQLQLARNKVSRIPQGTFSNLENLTLLDLQHNKLLDNAFQRDTFKGLKNLMQLNMAKNSLRNMPPRLPANTMQLFLDNNSIEEIPENYFNVIPKVAFLRLNHNKLSDAGLPSRGFDVSSILDLQLSHNQLTNFPRINANLQHLHLDHNKIKNVNISVICPTTLRAEQDAFIHGPQLSYLRLDGNEIKPPIPIDLVTCFKLLQAFII, encoded by the exons ATGGCAGCTTCAATCTGTCTGATGCTGTGGGTGTTACTCATAGCAGACACTGTGTGGATGCAGAATGTGAGACAGGCCTATGAAGCACCGGATCCAGAGGACTGGGATGTGCATGATGACTTCTACTGTCCCAGAGAATGCTTCTGTCCACCCAGTTTCCCTACTGCCTTATACTGTGAGAACAGAGGGCTCACAAAAATCCCCATCATTCCTTCAAGGATCTGGTACCTCTACCTGGAAAACAACCTGATAGAGACCATACCAGAGAAGGCATTTGCCAATGCGACCCAGCTGAGATGGATCAActtaaacaagaacaaaataaccAATTACGGGATTGAGAAGGGGGCCTTAAGCCAGCTGAAGAAGCTTCTTTTCTTGTTTCTAGAAGACAATGAGCTAGAGGAGGTACCTTCTCCACTGCCAAGAAGTTTGGAACAATTACAACTAGCTAGAAACAAGGTATCCAGAATCCCTCAGGGGACCTTCAGCAATCTGGAAAACCTGACCCTTCTTGATCTACAGCATAACAAACTGTTAGATAATGCCTTCCAAAGAGATACCTTCAAGGGTCTTAAGAACCTCATGCAGCTAAATATGGCCAAGAATTCCCTAAGGAACATGCCCCCAAGGTTACCAGCCAACACCATGCAACTGTTTCTGGACAACAACTCCATTGAAGAAATACCTGAAAATTATTTCAATGTGATTCCTAAAGTGGCCTTCCTGAGACTCAACCACAACAAGCTGTCAGATGCAGGCCTCCCGTCAAGGGGTTTTGATGTGTCCTCGATTCTAGACCTTCAACTGTCTCACAATCAGCTCACAAACTTCCCCCGAATCAATGCTAACCTGCAACACCTTCACCTCGAtcacaacaaaattaaaa ATGTGAACATCTCTGTAATATGTCCCACCACACTGCGTGCAGAACAGGATGCCTTCATTCACGGACCTCAACTGAGCTACTTGCGTCTGGATGGAAATGAAATCAAGCCACCAATCCCAATAGATTTGGTGACATGCTTCAAGCTTCTTCAGGCTTTCATCATATAA